One Podarcis muralis chromosome Z, rPodMur119.hap1.1, whole genome shotgun sequence DNA segment encodes these proteins:
- the CRAT gene encoding carnitine O-acetyltransferase isoform X2 translates to MLAFLARNMAKPSGLLRPVALRKLPGRYLAHQESLPCLPIPPLQQTLDRYLSALQPIISEEELSHTRELVQDFLKQGGVGERLQKGLERRARKHENWLSDWWLKTAYLEYRLPVVVHSSPGVVLPKQDFLDRQGQLRFAAKLIEGALDFKTMIDNETLPVEYLGGKPLCMNQYYQILSSCRIPGPKRDSVVNYAKGKKPSTHITVVHNFQFFELDVYSSDGSPLTTDQIFIQLEKIWNTSLQTNKEPIGILTTNHRNSWAKAYNNLIKDKTNKESVRSIEKSIFTVCLDAPMPRVSDDIYRSRVAAQMLHGGGSRWNSGNRWFDKTLQFIVAEDGSCGLVYEHAPSEGPPIVALLDHVVNYTKKPELVRSPMVPLPMPKKLRFNITPEVKNDIEKAKQNLNILVQDLDISAIVFHQFGKNFPKSEKISPDAFIQIALQLAYYRMYGEACSTYESASLRMFRLGRTDTIRSASVDSLKFVQAMDESGKQDLEKVELLRQATQAHRAYTDMAIRGDAIDRHLLGLKLQAIEDLVSMPELFMDTAYAVAMHFKLSTSQVPAKTDCVMCFGPVVPDGYGICYNPMDEHINFAISAFNSCAETNAARMAHYLEKALLDMQLLLKSNPRSKL, encoded by the exons ATGCTTGCCTTCCTAGCGAGGAACATG GCAAAGCCATCAGGTTTGCTGAGGCCGGTGGCACTGAGGAAACTTCCGGGCAGGTACCTCGCCCACCAGGAGAGCTTGCCATGCCTCCCCATCCCGCCTCTCCAGCAGACGTTGGACCGCTACTTGTCTGCGCTCCAGCCCATCATCAGTGAGGAGGAACTCAGCCACACCAGGGAGCTGGTGCAGGATTTTCTAAAACAAGGCGGTGTTGGGGAGAGGCTACAGAAAGGACTGGAGAGAAGAGCCCGGAAACATGAGAACTGG CTTTCTGACTGGTGGCTGAAAACCGCATATCTAGAGTATCGGCTGCCTGTGGTGGTACATTCCAGTCCTGGAGTAGTTTTGCCCAAACAGGATTTTCTGGATCGGCAAGGGCAGCTAAG GTTTGCTGCGAAGCTGATCGAGGGGGCTTTGGACTTCAAAACCATGATTGACAA TGAGACACTTCCTGTTGAATACCTGGGTGGGAAACCCCTCTGCATGAACCAATACTACCAAATCCTCTCTTCCTGCCGTATCCCCGGCCCCAAACGGGACTCTGTTGTGAATTACGCAAAAGGAAAGAAGCCTTCAACGCATATCACTGTAGTCCACAACTTCCAG tTCTTTGAGCTGGATGTCTACAGCAGCGACGGCAGCCCCCTGACGACTGACCAGATATTTATTCAGCTGGAGAAGATCTGGAACACATCCCTCCAAACCAACAAGGAGCCAATTGGGATCCTGACCACCAACCATCGCAACAGCTGGGCCAAGGCCTACAATAACCTCATCAAGG ACAAAACCAACAAAGAGTCTGTTCGTTCAATTGAAAAGAGCATCTTCACTGTCTGCCTGGATGCACCAATGCCCCGTGTCTCAGACGATATCTACAGGAGCCGTGTGGCTGCCCAGATGTTGCACGGTGGGGGCAGTCGCTGGAACAGTGGGAACCGCTGGTTTGATAAAACGCTTCAG tttATCGTGGCTGAGGATGGCTCCTGTGGTTTGGTGTACGAACATGCTCCCTCGGAGGGTCCCCCTATTGTCGCCCTACTAGATCATGTTGTGAACTATAC AAAGAAACCAGAATTGGTGAGATCTCCCATGGTCCCCTTGCCGATGCCTAAGAAACTCCGGTTTAACATCACCCCAGAAGTGAAGAATGATATCGAGAAAGCGAAACAGAACCTTAACAT CCTGGTGCAAGACTTGGATATCAGTGCAATTGTCTTCCATCAGTTTGGGAAGAATTTCCCCAAGTCGGAAAAGATCAGTCCAGATGCTTTTATCCAGATTGCTTTGCAGCTGGCCTACTACAG GATGTATGGGGAGGCCTGTTCCACCTATGAGAGTGCCTCACTCCGGATGTTCCGCCTGGGCCGGACAGACACGATCCGTTCTGCCTCTGTAGATTCTCTCAAGTTTGTGCAAGCCATGGATGAATCTGGCAAGCAG GACCTGGAGAAGGTGGAACTACTGAGACAAGCCACCCAGGCTCATCGTGCCTACACTGACATG GCAATTAGAGGGGACGCAATAGATCGCCACCTCCTGGGGCTGAAGCTCCAGGCCATTGAGGACCTTGTCAGCATGCCCGAACTGTTTATGGATACTGCATACGCTGTTGCCATGCACTTCAAGCTCTCCACCAGCCAG GTCCCCGCGAAGACTGACTGTGTAATGTGTTTCGGCCCAGTGGTCCCAGACGGCTACGGGATCTGCTACAACCCCATGGACGAACACATCAACTTTGCCATCTCGGCCTTCAACAGTTGCGCTGAAACGAATGCAGCCCGGATGGCACATTACCTAGAGAAGGCCCTCTTGGACATGCAGCTGCTCCTCAAATCGAACCCCAGGTCTAAACTTTAA
- the CRAT gene encoding carnitine O-acetyltransferase isoform X1, producing MQNDATEPIKDRDLDWLSILAGSSDSVSFCILSLTKVSYRGSVKAKPSGLLRPVALRKLPGRYLAHQESLPCLPIPPLQQTLDRYLSALQPIISEEELSHTRELVQDFLKQGGVGERLQKGLERRARKHENWLSDWWLKTAYLEYRLPVVVHSSPGVVLPKQDFLDRQGQLRFAAKLIEGALDFKTMIDNETLPVEYLGGKPLCMNQYYQILSSCRIPGPKRDSVVNYAKGKKPSTHITVVHNFQFFELDVYSSDGSPLTTDQIFIQLEKIWNTSLQTNKEPIGILTTNHRNSWAKAYNNLIKDKTNKESVRSIEKSIFTVCLDAPMPRVSDDIYRSRVAAQMLHGGGSRWNSGNRWFDKTLQFIVAEDGSCGLVYEHAPSEGPPIVALLDHVVNYTKKPELVRSPMVPLPMPKKLRFNITPEVKNDIEKAKQNLNILVQDLDISAIVFHQFGKNFPKSEKISPDAFIQIALQLAYYRMYGEACSTYESASLRMFRLGRTDTIRSASVDSLKFVQAMDESGKQDLEKVELLRQATQAHRAYTDMAIRGDAIDRHLLGLKLQAIEDLVSMPELFMDTAYAVAMHFKLSTSQVPAKTDCVMCFGPVVPDGYGICYNPMDEHINFAISAFNSCAETNAARMAHYLEKALLDMQLLLKSNPRSKL from the exons ATGCAGAACGATGCTACTGAGCCCATAAAGGATCGTGATCTAGACTGGCTTTCCATTTTGGCCGGAAGTTCAGATAGCGTGTCATTCTGCATTCTCTCTCTTACTAAGGTCTCCTACAGAGGGAGCGTTAAG GCAAAGCCATCAGGTTTGCTGAGGCCGGTGGCACTGAGGAAACTTCCGGGCAGGTACCTCGCCCACCAGGAGAGCTTGCCATGCCTCCCCATCCCGCCTCTCCAGCAGACGTTGGACCGCTACTTGTCTGCGCTCCAGCCCATCATCAGTGAGGAGGAACTCAGCCACACCAGGGAGCTGGTGCAGGATTTTCTAAAACAAGGCGGTGTTGGGGAGAGGCTACAGAAAGGACTGGAGAGAAGAGCCCGGAAACATGAGAACTGG CTTTCTGACTGGTGGCTGAAAACCGCATATCTAGAGTATCGGCTGCCTGTGGTGGTACATTCCAGTCCTGGAGTAGTTTTGCCCAAACAGGATTTTCTGGATCGGCAAGGGCAGCTAAG GTTTGCTGCGAAGCTGATCGAGGGGGCTTTGGACTTCAAAACCATGATTGACAA TGAGACACTTCCTGTTGAATACCTGGGTGGGAAACCCCTCTGCATGAACCAATACTACCAAATCCTCTCTTCCTGCCGTATCCCCGGCCCCAAACGGGACTCTGTTGTGAATTACGCAAAAGGAAAGAAGCCTTCAACGCATATCACTGTAGTCCACAACTTCCAG tTCTTTGAGCTGGATGTCTACAGCAGCGACGGCAGCCCCCTGACGACTGACCAGATATTTATTCAGCTGGAGAAGATCTGGAACACATCCCTCCAAACCAACAAGGAGCCAATTGGGATCCTGACCACCAACCATCGCAACAGCTGGGCCAAGGCCTACAATAACCTCATCAAGG ACAAAACCAACAAAGAGTCTGTTCGTTCAATTGAAAAGAGCATCTTCACTGTCTGCCTGGATGCACCAATGCCCCGTGTCTCAGACGATATCTACAGGAGCCGTGTGGCTGCCCAGATGTTGCACGGTGGGGGCAGTCGCTGGAACAGTGGGAACCGCTGGTTTGATAAAACGCTTCAG tttATCGTGGCTGAGGATGGCTCCTGTGGTTTGGTGTACGAACATGCTCCCTCGGAGGGTCCCCCTATTGTCGCCCTACTAGATCATGTTGTGAACTATAC AAAGAAACCAGAATTGGTGAGATCTCCCATGGTCCCCTTGCCGATGCCTAAGAAACTCCGGTTTAACATCACCCCAGAAGTGAAGAATGATATCGAGAAAGCGAAACAGAACCTTAACAT CCTGGTGCAAGACTTGGATATCAGTGCAATTGTCTTCCATCAGTTTGGGAAGAATTTCCCCAAGTCGGAAAAGATCAGTCCAGATGCTTTTATCCAGATTGCTTTGCAGCTGGCCTACTACAG GATGTATGGGGAGGCCTGTTCCACCTATGAGAGTGCCTCACTCCGGATGTTCCGCCTGGGCCGGACAGACACGATCCGTTCTGCCTCTGTAGATTCTCTCAAGTTTGTGCAAGCCATGGATGAATCTGGCAAGCAG GACCTGGAGAAGGTGGAACTACTGAGACAAGCCACCCAGGCTCATCGTGCCTACACTGACATG GCAATTAGAGGGGACGCAATAGATCGCCACCTCCTGGGGCTGAAGCTCCAGGCCATTGAGGACCTTGTCAGCATGCCCGAACTGTTTATGGATACTGCATACGCTGTTGCCATGCACTTCAAGCTCTCCACCAGCCAG GTCCCCGCGAAGACTGACTGTGTAATGTGTTTCGGCCCAGTGGTCCCAGACGGCTACGGGATCTGCTACAACCCCATGGACGAACACATCAACTTTGCCATCTCGGCCTTCAACAGTTGCGCTGAAACGAATGCAGCCCGGATGGCACATTACCTAGAGAAGGCCCTCTTGGACATGCAGCTGCTCCTCAAATCGAACCCCAGGTCTAAACTTTAA